From Bacteroidetes bacterium SB0662_bin_6, one genomic window encodes:
- the thiC gene encoding phosphomethylpyrimidine synthase ThiC: MGSSRKKEKIPAQTAITRDPFPNSKKIFVEGKIHDIKVAMREVETEDTISENPGAEKFRITLYDTSGPYTDPEADIDVHKGLPPLRATWIKERGDVLELPDFSSEFARKRLERTNGITFGNTRKPLRAAPSRNVTQMHYAKRGIVTPEMEYIAIRENQRIDELRENYYGQLGSYHEGMDFGARIQPSRITPEFVREEVAAGRAIIPNNINHPESEPMIIGRNFLVKINANIGNSAVTSSIEEEVEKAVWACRWGADTIMDLSTGDNIHETREWIIRNSPVPIGTVPIYQALEKVNGKPEELTWEIYRDTLIEQAEQGVDYFTIHAGILLRYIPLTANRVTGIVSRGGSIMAKWCLAHHRESFLYTEFEEICEIMKAYDIAFSLGDGLRPGSIADANDDAQFAELDTLGELTKIAWKHDVQVMIEGPGHIPMQMIRENMTRQLETCGEAPFYTLGPLTTDIAPGYDHITSAIGAAMIGWYGTAMLCYVTPKEHLGLPNKKDVKDGVITYKIAAHAADLAKGHPTAQLRDNVLSKARFEFRWNDQFNLSLDPDTARDFHDETLPAEGAKVAHFCSMCGPKFCSMKITQDIRKYAREHGLSETDAIQKGLDSKAREFAEKGKEIYVEQLD; this comes from the coding sequence ATGGGTTCTTCTCGGAAAAAAGAAAAAATACCTGCACAAACCGCCATTACGAGAGATCCTTTCCCGAATTCGAAAAAAATATTCGTGGAGGGAAAAATCCACGATATCAAGGTTGCGATGAGGGAGGTCGAAACCGAGGATACGATCTCTGAAAACCCCGGCGCGGAAAAATTCAGGATAACCCTTTATGACACCAGTGGCCCCTACACCGATCCTGAAGCCGATATCGACGTGCACAAAGGGCTTCCGCCGCTTCGCGCAACGTGGATAAAGGAGCGGGGGGATGTGCTGGAACTGCCCGATTTCTCCTCGGAATTCGCACGGAAAAGGCTCGAAAGAACCAACGGGATAACCTTCGGAAATACCCGGAAACCCCTTCGTGCCGCCCCTTCGCGCAATGTAACGCAGATGCACTATGCTAAAAGGGGCATCGTAACCCCTGAAATGGAGTACATAGCCATACGGGAAAATCAGAGAATCGACGAACTCAGGGAGAATTACTACGGGCAGCTTGGATCTTATCATGAAGGGATGGATTTCGGCGCGCGTATCCAGCCGTCCCGCATCACGCCCGAATTTGTACGGGAAGAAGTCGCAGCGGGGCGCGCCATAATTCCGAATAACATAAATCACCCCGAAAGCGAGCCCATGATAATAGGGCGAAACTTTCTCGTAAAAATAAATGCGAATATCGGGAATTCAGCGGTTACCTCAAGTATTGAGGAGGAAGTGGAAAAAGCGGTCTGGGCGTGTCGATGGGGAGCCGACACCATAATGGACCTGTCGACGGGGGACAATATCCATGAAACCAGAGAGTGGATCATAAGGAATTCCCCGGTTCCGATAGGAACGGTTCCCATATACCAGGCCCTTGAAAAAGTGAATGGGAAACCGGAAGAGCTTACCTGGGAGATTTACAGAGATACCCTGATCGAGCAGGCTGAGCAAGGGGTTGACTATTTCACCATACACGCAGGGATTCTTCTTCGCTACATACCGCTTACGGCCAACAGGGTGACCGGAATCGTTTCCAGGGGCGGCTCCATTATGGCGAAATGGTGTCTCGCGCACCACAGGGAAAGTTTCCTCTACACGGAGTTTGAGGAAATATGCGAGATAATGAAGGCGTATGATATAGCCTTTTCGCTGGGTGACGGCCTCCGGCCGGGTTCCATAGCCGACGCGAACGACGACGCCCAGTTCGCTGAGTTGGACACCTTGGGAGAGCTTACGAAGATAGCCTGGAAGCATGACGTTCAGGTCATGATAGAAGGTCCGGGACACATCCCTATGCAGATGATACGGGAGAACATGACGAGGCAGCTGGAGACATGCGGGGAGGCTCCGTTTTACACCCTGGGGCCGCTTACGACCGATATAGCACCCGGTTATGACCACATCACTTCCGCCATAGGGGCAGCGATGATAGGGTGGTACGGAACCGCCATGCTCTGTTACGTGACGCCAAAGGAGCACCTGGGGCTTCCCAATAAAAAAGACGTCAAGGACGGGGTCATAACCTACAAGATTGCCGCCCATGCGGCGGATCTGGCGAAGGGCCACCCCACTGCGCAACTTCGGGACAATGTACTTAGCAAGGCAAGGTTCGAATTCCGATGGAACGATCAGTTCAATCTCTCGCTGGACCCGGATACGGCCCGTGATTTTCATGACGAGACGCTGCCGGCTGAAGGGGCAAAGGTCGCGCATTTCTGTTCCATGTGCGGTCCGAAATTCTGCTCCATGAAAATCACGCAGGATATAAGAAAGTATGCCCGGGAACACGGTCTCTCCGAAACGGACGCTATTCAGAAGGGACTGGATTCCAAGGCCCGGGAATTTGCGGAAAAAGGAAAAGAGATCTATGTCGAGCAGTTGGATTAG